The following are encoded together in the Salvia hispanica cultivar TCC Black 2014 chromosome 6, UniMelb_Shisp_WGS_1.0, whole genome shotgun sequence genome:
- the LOC125194768 gene encoding F-box protein CPR1-like — protein MKQDFFKNLPSEITINILSRLPLRSKSISKCVCKPWLNLIESGDFVKSEIKTPPALVLLMPETSKSTRCTIIEFEDEDEEADLESYALDLQFRHLTEIEIPHGNSVSLYRARQTNGLLLLDLPAERLVYITNPLTRQHIKLSFPHVYIHDHLLNFGFCVSKISGQYKVICINGGASDAHHVYTLGTGTWRRVGAGPASGCTFSYHAYTVCNGNPHWVVYDSAQTLWIYAFDVETECFSIFAAPAVDELIVDGELPLDMKLNVLRGCLSLSYTLDKELVVIWLMKEYKVKESWTMEYQIVIDFDHDWSYLNICTFKIFKNGDVLIVLGDTCLIYYSNKMDSIQQVGIITDELAYTMIYTPSHFSLKNFGGENVISF, from the coding sequence ATGAAGCAAGACTTCTTCAAGAATCTACCATCAGAAATCACCATCAACATCCTCTCACGGCTCCCTCTCCGAAGCAAATCAATCAGCAAATGCGTCTGCAAACCATGGCTCAATCTGATCGAGTCCGGCGATTTCGTCAAATCCGAAATCAAAACCCCACCCGCTCTAGTTCTGCTGATGCCGGAGACGAGCAAATCAACTCGGTGCACCATTATCGAatttgaagacgaagacgaagaAGCAGATCTGGAGAGCTATGCTCTTGATCTTCAATTCCGCCACCTCACAGAGATCGAAATCCCTCACGGAAACTCAGTATCATTATATCGAGCTCGACAAACTAATGGATTGCTTCTTTTAGACTTACCAGCTGAGCGTCTTGTTTACATAACCAATCCTCTCACTCGTCAACATATCAAGCTCTCCTTCCCTCATGTATACATACATGACcatttgttgaattttggattttgtgtgAGCAAAATCAGTGGGCAATACAAGGTCATCTGTATCAATGGGGGGGCTTCCGACGCTCATCATGTATACACTCTCGGAACAGGAACATGGAGGCGCGTTGGAGCTGGCCCCGCTTCTGGCTGCACATTTTCTTACCATGCATACACTGTATGTAACGGCAACCCCCATTGGGTAGTGTATGATTCCGCTCAAACCTTGTGGATCTATGCTTTTGATGTTGAAACAGAATGTTTTAGCATCTTCGCTGCCCCTGCAGTGGATGAACTTATTGTTGATGGCGAGCTTCCTTTGGATATGAAGTTGAATGTTTTGAGGGGCTGCCTTTCTTTGTCTTACACATTAGACAAAGAACTCGTCGTCATCTGGTTGATGAAGGAATACAAAGTCAAGGAATCTTGGACCATGGAGTACCAGATTGTTATTGATTTTGATCATGATTGGagttatttgaatatttgtacattcaaaattttcaaaaatggtgACGTTTTGATTGTTCTGGGAGACACGTGCCTCATCTACTACTCGAACAAGATGGACTCTATTCAACAAGTCGGTATAATTACAGATGAGCTTGCCTATACCATGATTTATACTCCTAGCCATTTCTCACTCAAGAATTTCGGAGGTGAGAATGTGATCTCGTTCTAG
- the LOC125194769 gene encoding F-box protein CPR1-like, with protein MLVPETIKSTQCSILEFEDEDEEADLESLFNYVTSQILKSLTETQYRQSIELGKLLDSPAERYIYINNPIKHKRIPFLTIKQDFFTYLPSELTINILSRLPLRSKSISKCVCKPWLNLIESADFVKSEIKTPPTLVMLVPETGKSTMCTILEFEDEDEEADLESYAPVHLTDIEIPHGDSIPQMDRARQANGLLFLDSPDVLYVYISNPLTRQYIKLCLRDEYKSDSDYVMSFGFCMSKISGQYGVICINGCVSDSHHVYTLGTGTWRRVEAGPASGCRFNYIDHYTVCNGNPHWAVCDSAQTLWISVFDLETECFSIFPAPALEEHVVDDKLPSDIKLDVLRDCLSLIYLINEKVIVIWMMKEYQAKESWTMEYQIDASIMDWLSSNLNVSLTWSVDENVGHAKNQYFLNVHYVHGRTGPPYPTANQPSTLAFSYGVDE; from the exons ATGTTGGTGCCGGAGACGATCAAGTCAACTCAGTGCTCCATTTTGGAATTTGAAGACGAAGATGAAGAAGCAGATCTGGAGAGCCTCTTCAATTACGTCACCTCTCAGATATTGAAATCCCTCACGGAGACTCAATACCGTCAATCTATCGAGCTCGGCAAGCTTCTAGATTCACCAGCAGAGCGTTATATTTACATAAACAATCCTATCA AGCATAAACGCATTCCATTTCTGACAATAAAGCAAGATTTCTTCACATATCTACCATCGGAACTCACCATCAACATCCTCTCACGGCTCCCTCTCCGAAGCAAATCAATCAGCAAATGCGTCTGCAAACCATGGCTCAATCTGATTGAGTCCGCTGATTTCGTCAAATCCGAAATCAAAACCCCACCAACCCTAGTTATGTTGGTGCCGGAGACAGGCAAGTCAACTATGTGCACCATTTTGGAATTTGAAGACGAAGATGAAGAAGCAGATCTGGAGAGCTATGCTCCAGTTCACCTCACAGATATTGAAATCCCTCACGGAGACTCAATACCGCAAATGGATCGTGCTCGGCAAGCTAATGGATTGCTTTTTCTAGACTCACCAGATGTTCTTTATGTTTACATAAGCAATCCTCTAACTCGTCAGTATATCAAGCTCTGCCTCCGTGATGAATACAAATCGGACTCGGACTACGTGATgagttttggattttgtatGAGCAAAATTAGTGGCCAATATGGGGTCATCTGTATCAATGGGTGCGTTTCCGACTCTCATCATGTATACACCCTCGGAACAGGAACATGGAGGCGTGTTGAAGCTGGCCCCGCTTCTGGTTGTCGATTCAATTACATAGATCATTACACTGTATGCAATGGCAACCCCCATTGGGCAGTATGTGATTCCGCTCAAACCTTGTGGATTTCTGTTTTTGATCTTGAAACAGAATGTTTTAGCATCTTCCCTGCCCCCGCATTAGAAGAACATGTTGTTGATGATAAACTTCCTTCGGATATCAAGTTGGATGTTTTGAGGGACTGCCTATCTTTGATTTACCTAATAAACGAAAAGGTCATCGTCATCTGGATGATGAAGGAATACCAAGCCAAGGAATCTTGGACCATGGAGTACCAGATTg ATGCATCTATAATGGATTGGTTGtcttcaaatttaaatgtCTCTTTGACTTGGAGTGTGGATGAAAACGTAGGACATgccaaaaatcaatattttctgAAT GTTCATTACGTCCATGGACGAACTGGTCCGCCTTATCCAACTGCCAACCAGCCGTCGACACTTGCATTCTCCTACGGAGTGGACGAGTAA
- the LOC125194770 gene encoding F-box protein At3g07870-like, whose product MCTILEFEDEDEEADLESYAPVHLTDIEIPHGDSIPQMDRARQANGLLFLDSPDVLYVYISNPLTRQYIKLCLRDEYKSDSDYVMSFGFCMSKISGQYGVICINGCVSDSHHVYTLGTGTGTWRRVETGPASGCRFNYIDHYTVCNGNPHWAVCDSAQTLWISVFDLETECFSIFPAPALEEHVVDDKLPSDIKLDVLRDCLSLIYLINEKVIVIWMMKEYQAKESWTMEYQIDASIMDWLSSNLNVSLTWSVDENVGHAKNQYFLNVHYVHGRTGPPYPTANQPSTLAFSYGVDE is encoded by the exons ATGTGCACCATTTTGGAATTTGAAGACGAAGATGAAGAAGCAGATCTGGAGAGCTATGCTCCAGTTCACCTCACAGATATTGAAATCCCTCACGGAGACTCAATACCGCAAATGGATCGTGCTCGGCAAGCTAATGGATTGCTTTTTCTAGACTCACCAGATGTTCTTTATGTTTACATAAGCAATCCTCTAACTCGTCAGTATATCAAGCTCTGCCTCCGTGATGAATACAAATCGGACTCGGACTACGTGATgagttttggattttgtatGAGCAAAATTAGTGGCCAATATGGGGTCATCTGTATCAATGGGTGCGTTTCCGACTCTCATCATGTATACACCCTCGGAACAGGAACAGGAACATGGAGGCGTGTTGAAACTGGCCCCGCTTCTGGTTGTCGATTCAATTACATAGATCATTACACTGTATGCAATGGCAACCCCCATTGGGCAGTATGTGATTCCGCTCAAACCTTGTGGATTTCTGTTTTTGATCTTGAAACAGAATGTTTTAGCATCTTCCCTGCCCCCGCATTAGAAGAACATGTTGTTGATGATAAACTTCCTTCGGATATCAAGTTGGATGTTTTGAGGGACTGCCTATCTTTGATTTACCTAATAAACGAAAAGGTCATCGTCATCTGGATGATGAAGGAATACCAAGCCAAGGAATCTTGGACCATGGAGTACCAGATTg ATGCATCTATAATGGATTGGTTGtcttcaaatttaaatgtCTCTTTGACTTGGAGTGTGGATGAAAACGTAGGACATgccaaaaatcaatattttctgAAT GTTCATTACGTCCATGGACGAACTGGTCCGCCTTATCCAACTGCCAACCAGCCGTCGACACTTGCATTCTCCTACGGAGTGGACGAGTAA